From Fusobacterium varium:
AGTAGGAATAGATGTGTCTATAGAATCTTTGGAATGGGGAACTTTCCTAGCTGCAACTGGTAGAGGAGATCTTGATATGTTTACACTTGGATGGGGACCATCTACATATGATGGAGATTATGGATTCTATCCTAATTTCCACAGTTCTCAATTAGGTGGAGCTGGAAACAGATCACAATATGTAAATCCAGCAATGGATAAATTATTGGATGAAGCTAAAAAAGAAGTAGATCAAAATAAAAGAAAAGAATTATACAAACAAGTTGCAGAAATAGTCTATGATGATGTACCAGTTATTCCTATGTACTATTCTAACAATACAGTAGCAGCTGTAAAGGGAATAGAAGGGGTAAAAGCAACAAGTTACATTAACTTTGATGAATTAAGTTTTAAAAAATAAATCAGCAAAATTAAAGATGGAGGCATAATCAAATGAAAAAACTTATTAAGATGATTGAGGAACTGACAAATACTTTTGGAGCTCCCGGTTTTGAAGATGAGGTTATAGAAAAAATAAAAAAAGAGGTAAATTTTCTAAGTTCTGAAAGGGATTCAATAAATAATCTATATATAGGGCTGGAAGAAAGAGATACAACTATACCAACAGTAGCATTAGATTGTCATACTGATGAAGTAGGATTTATAGTAGAAAATATTAATAGAAATGGGTCTATCAGCTTCCTTACTTTAGGTGGATGGCATGTAGGAAATGTTCCTGCCAGTGCTGTTGTTATCAAAAATAATAAGGGAGAATATATCAAAGGAATAGTTACATCTAAACCACCTCACTTTATGACTGATGAAGAAAAAAATAGGCTTCCAAAAATGTCAGAACTTACTATTGATATAGGAACAAGCAGTTATGAAGAAACTGTTGAACTCTATGGAATAGAAGTAGGAAACCCAATTGTTCCAGATGTAAGTTTTGTATATGATGAAAAAATAGGTATAATGAGAGCAAAGGCTTTTGATAATAGACTTGGATGTGCTGCTTCAATTGAAGTATTAAAAAGTGTAAAGGATAAAAAAATAGCTAATGTCAATGTAGTTGGAGCATTTGCATCACAGGAAGAAGTTGGATTGAGAGGAGCACAGGTAGCTGCTTATAGAGTAAAACCTGATTTTGCAATAGTATTTGAGGGATCACCTGCTGATGACAGTTTTAAGGAAAGAACAGCTTCTCATGGAGCATTGAAAAAAGGTGTACAGCTGAGAGTTGTAGATGGAGCTATGATATCTAATCCAAGAGTATTAAAATTTGCAAGAGATATAGCTGATAAAAAGGGAATAAAATACCAAATGATAGCAAGAGAAAAAGGATCAACTAATGGAGGAAAATATCACATTTCTGAAACTGGTATTCCTGTACTTGTGCTGGGAATTCCTACAAGATATATTCATACTCATTATTCATATGCCTCAATAGATGATTTAACAGCAGCTATATCATTAGCTGTAGAAGTAATAAAAGAATTGAATAAAGATGTAATAAAATCATTTTAATAAAAAAATCACTCATGAGATAAATTTATCTTATGGGTGATTTTTTATTTGATTAACTGTCTTTAAATAAACATTTTTCGTTAAAATACCCCAAAATTATCAGGTGTTATTTAATAACTTGAGGATAAAAAAGTTTTAACTAAAATTTAAGATTCCCAAAATGGATCAACTTCAGTTTCTCCATAATAATATCCTCCATAAATAGTCACTGACATATCTTCATCAATATCAGGCATAGCATCTCCAATCCAATGATATACTTCTCCATCCAATGAAAGATACCCTTCTGGATGATTTCCAAAACATATATGTTTTAATAATTCCATACATTCATTAAAATTTTCACTTTTTGCTATATAAAAAACATTTTCATCTTCTTTACTGTTCAACTCACTTCCATCTCCAGTGGCAAATGCAAAAAGTTTTTCATCAATATCAGCAACAATAATTATTTCATTCAATTCACCATTTTCATCCTGCATTTCTTTAAATTTTTTCAAAGCAAGATTTATGTGCTTTGAAAGTTCAGGAACTAATTGTTTATTTCCTACTTCAAAAAAAAGTTTCCCCAATTCATTAATTGTTTTTTCACCATATTTTTCCATAATATTCATATCATACCTCCATAAATAAATTTTGTGTATTATAAATATAGCAGAACTTTTTTATAAAACATTCATTCTGACAATTATAATTTTAATTAAATATAAAAAATTTTGTTCTTATAATTTTTTCAAATATCATAATCTTTTTTGTTATCATTATAATTTTTATACTGTTTATAAATAAAAAATATACTCATAAATAAAATGATAAAAACAGTTATAGAAGATAAAATTATTAAAAGTATTAAAAGTATCTTCACAAATCCCCCCTTATAAATGACTAAATTCTTAATTAATTATATCTTGTTAAATCTTTATATATTTCTTTTTGCTTTTTGTACTCTTTTGAAAAAAATCCTTTGGTTACTTTAATTTGAGGATAATCAGAAAGTATTTTTCTTAAAAGAGTTTCAAATAAAGAAATTTTATTATACTCCAACAAAATCTTAACTTTTTTGCCATCTGTCTTGTAAAGATATATCATTAGAGAATTTCTGTATTTTTGTATTACTTTATGAGTATGTATCCATATTACTGAGTTAATATTTACTCTTTCAAGTGAAAATCCCCTATTTATTATAAGAAGATTTTCACGAAGCAATAAAGGAAGTGAATAAACAGCAAAATTAAGAGAAAGATTTTCTTTTTCTTCAGCAGTAAGAAGAGATTCAAAAATATCTTGATTTTTCCATATAGCTTTCCATACAAAAAACCAGACAAGACAGGCAAAAAAAACTACTATTGTAATAATAATAACAGCAAGAATTGCATCTTCTTTTCTTGATGGGCCAACAAGTTCTACAGGGAACCTAGTAGCTTCTTTATAGAAAAGAACAGCAAAAATTATTTCTATACCTAGAAAAATTCCCCATACTAGAAATAAAGACAAGTATTTTATTACATTTTTCATAAAATTTTTCCCCTTTATAATTTTCTATTCTTCTTCATTATCCTCAGATAGAGTTAGAATTTTTTGAAGATATTCTTGATTTACTTTGCTGGCTTCATCTATAGCTTCTTTCAACTCATCTTCTCCACCCCATATGCTTTCTATAATTTCATATATGGAATAACTGCTGATTTCACTATTTTCCAGTTCTTCTACAAATTTACTTAAAATATCAGGATTATTTAATCCATCAAAATTACTTCCTTTATAACCATGGTTATTTGAATTAATTAAACAGGCAATAACTACAGGAATATTCTCAGAAGTTATGCCAAATTTATCTATATACTCTCCTACAAACCAGCTTGGACTGATAGAATGTTCAGAATCATTTTGTTCCATAAATTTTTGTACTATGTCACCATTTGAAATGTCAGCCAACCCTAGAGCAAATACCGCATATCCACCTACTGGAACAGCTTCTTCACTGTCTGCATCACTGTAATAATCATATGAATCCATTATAGTATTAACATATTCTTTCATTAGTGGGTGAAGTGCTGGATACTTGGCACAGTTATTCCAGAAAACATTTGCTTTTGTTTTCTTTAAATCAGGAATAGGAAGAAATTCTTTAACTTTAGAATTGAATTTTATGCTATATTCATTAGGGAATCCAGCTTTTATTAAACAAATTATAAATTCAATCATAGCTTTATATGCTTCTTCACACTCTTCTTTTATCTTGAGATCTATAATTTTATCAATATCATTTCCTAAACAAGTTACATATTTATCCTTATATTGTACTATATCAGCTGGAATCTGCCCTGTTCCAAATTTTAATATATTTTTAGCTTCTTTGTATCCTAGTTCACCAGCCTTTTTCAGATAATCTCGTCCATATTGTCTTTCATATTTATCAGTTCCATGTATCAGCATCATCATAGACAACCAGCAGGCAAGAGCCAATTCCTCTTCATTAGGAGTGTGACTTTCATTTACCTGAGTAAGTATGGCAGCTCCATTGGCAAAACCATAAATGAGATCAGTCATAGTACTGCTGAATCTGGTTTTTTTAGCTTGTTCAATAAGAGCAGTAAAAAATTCTATAAGATAGTTTCTGCCAAATTCTTCAAGAAAATCCTGTACTGCAGCAGAGCATATAGGAACTAGAGAATTATCTATTTCACTGATATCAGTAGTTTTGTATTCTTTATTTTTGATGAAGTTGTATATGAGTTCTTTACGCTTATTCAGACGTTTTTCATCTTTAGCTGTTATTCTGGTTTGTTCCCATACCTGTCCCTGCATATGTGGAGCATCTGTGGGAAGAGGATCACGAGAAACACTTAATGTCATAGTGATTCCAAAGGCAGCATTGTACAATTCCCCATAAGGTTCATTGTCTACTTTATTCTGAAGCCATTTTTGTATTGTTGGAACTATTTCATTTTTAAAAATTTCACTTGTCAAGAATTTTAAATCTATATCAGTTTGTTCTTTCATTCTGTTATAAGATACATGAATTCCATTAAATTCAAAGAAACATGTAATTTCATTATTTTCTTTTGTATCATATTCAGGCTGTGCTTTGTGATGATACCAAGAAAAATGAATTCCTTTTGCCCAGCCAGGCATAAATCTATCTTCAGGTAATGTTTCTTTTTTTTCAATAGCTTCTCTGATTTCTTTTTCATAAAATTCAAAAATTTCAATCATTTTATCTGTTACTGCTTTTACTTTGCTTTCCATTTAATCACTCTCCAATATTTTGTCTGCCCAAAGATGTATATTGTATGGGGATGTCTTAATAACTTGTATCACAATCTGTGATTGCATACAAGAAAGCTGAATATTCAATTACGCACTTAATAGTTGCTGAAAGTCTTTAAAAATTAAGATTAGAGAAAACTTTTCATCTGAAAATATAGAATTATAAAATTATTTCAAAGATTTTTAAAAATTATAGGTAATTTACAATAGTATATCTGTGATTTATATAAAAAATAAGTTGAATAAGTATTTATAAGAAAATTTATTATTTAATATTTTTTATCTTTTATCTTGATTTCAGACTATCAATGGTTAATGTATCATTTATTAAAAAAAATCAAATTTTTTGTACTATTTTGTAATAATATGCTTGCCTTTTAAAATTGATTGTGCTATATTATATTCAAATAAATGTATATACAAATAGAAATTAAAAATATATACAAATTATAAAAAGGGGGATAAGATAATGAAAAATATAGTTTTAGTTACCCATGGGAGTTTTGCTGAAGGAATTCTCACCTCCCTGAAACTCGTATATGGAAACACTGAAAATACTGCATCTGTAACTATTACTGCATCTGAAAGTATTCAGGAAATTCTGTCAATGATAAGAAAAAGGATAGATGAATTTAAAAATGATGATCCTGTGGTGATAATAACAGATATAGCTGGAGGAAGTACCACTCAGGCTGCTTTGGAGGCGCTGTCATACAAAGATAATATTTATCTTCTTACAGGATTAAGTCTTGGACTTTTGCTGGAAGTAGTATTGGCAGATTTTACAGACAGCAAAGCTGAAAATATAGAAATTTTAAATGAAATAATAGAAAACTCAAGACAAACTATTAATCTTATAACTGATTTAGAAGAAAATATAGATTCTGTAAGGGACAATTGTGAGCTATAGGAGGAAAAATGATTAGATTATTAAGAGTAGATGACAGACTTATTCATGGACAGGTAGCTGTAAGCTGGACTTCATTTATTGGAGCTGATACTTTGTTGGTAGCTAATGAAAAAGCTACAAAAGATAAAGTTATGCAGATGGCTTTCAATATGGCAAAACCACCTCAAGTATTATTATCAATAAAAAATATAGAAAATGCTATTGCTGTAATAAATAATCCAAAATATGTAGATAAAAAAATATTTGTTGTAACAGGGAGCTTGGAAGATGCCTTGAGCATTTGTGAAAAATGTGAAGGAGTTAAAGAGATATGCTTGGGAGGAATCAGAAAAGCTGAGGGGAAAAAAATGGTAGAAAGACAGGTTTATCTGAATAATGAAGAAATAGAAATAATGAAAAAAATAAAAAATTTAGGTAAAGAAGTTTTTCTTCAGGCTGTACCTACAGAAAAGAAACTAAGTTTTGAAGATGTAATAAAGGAATATACAAAATGATATAAAAGGGGGTAGACTAAATGTTAATCAAAGCATTATTACTTGGAATATTAGCAGGTTTTGCTATATGGGATGGACGTGTTTTCGGGCAGCATATGTTTGATAGGCCAATAGTGACAGGACCAATTGTTGGACTTATACTTGGAGATGTACATACAGGAATTGTAATGGGGGCTTCTCTGGAACTAGTGATGATGGGAATAGTAGGAATAGGTGCTGCTACACCACCTGATGTAGTAGCTGGTGGAATATTATCTACAGCATTTGCTATTATGTCTGGATTGAGTATGGATGCAGCAGTTGCACTTTCACTGCCAATAGCCACTCTGGCTCAATCAGTTGGAATTTTAGACAGAACTATAAATACAACATTTCTTCACTGGGCAGATAAGGCAGCAGAAGAGGGGAATCCTGATAAAGTAGCAAGGGCTATGTGGTATGGTGCATTTTTATTCTTTTTCAGTGAGTTTATAGTAGTATTCCTTGGAGTTCTTTTAGGATCAGGAACTATCGCTTCTTTTATAAATGCTCTTCCTCCATTTATCATTTCGGGACTAAGAGTGGCTAGTGGTATGCTTCCAGCATTGGGAATAGCTATATTGATGCAGTTAATATTTGATAAAGCAAATGCTGCATATCTATTTGTTGGGTTCATTCTGACAGCTGTTCTTGGAGTAAGTACAGTAGCAACAGCTATTGTAGGAGCTATAATAGCATATGTAATATATCAGACTTCGATGAATCATAAAAAAGAGATAGACGCAATAATGGCTGTTATGAACAGTAATTCTGATGATGATTTAGGAGGTGAATTATAAATATGGAAAAAATAGAAAAAAATGAGAAAAGGAATTCAGTTACAAAGAGTGATTTAACAAAAGTTTTTTGGAGATCATTTCCTTTACAAGCATGTTTTAATTATGAAAGAATGCAGAATGTAGGTTTCTGTTATTCATTGCTTCCTATTTTTAAAAAACTTTATCCTAAAAAAGAAGATATGTCAGCGGCTTTAAAAAGACATCTTGAGTTTTTTAATACTACACCACAAACTGTTACTTTTATCACAGGGGCATGTATAGCTTTGGAAGAACAAAATGCTAAAGCTGATGGGAATTTTGATATGGCATCTATTGCTGCTTTAAAAGCTGCGTTAATGGGACCCATAGCAGGAATAGGGGATTCTTTCTTTTGGGGAACTTTCCGTATTATTGCTGCGGGGATAGGATGCAGTCTGGCTACACATGGAAGTATACTTGGACCAATACTATTTTTACTTATATTTAATATTCCTCATTATCTGGCAAGGTATTATGGACTTAAAATAGGATATAAAGGAGGGATAGAATTTATTGCCAATGCACAGGAATCAGGAATGATAGGGATTCTCACTAATTGTGCAAAGGTTATGGGATTGTGTGTGGTAGGAGCTATGATAGCTTCAATGGTAAAATTTACTATTCCTTTTACTATCAGTATTACTGGTGCGACAATAAAAGTACAATCTATATTTGATCAGATTCTGCCATCTGTATTGCCGCTTATATTGACGTTTATAATTTATATGCTGTTAAAAAAGGGGATTAAGACTACTCATGTTATGTTTGGGTTAATTATTATAGGTATATTAGGAACTTATATAGGAGTGTTATAATGATGAAAAAAGATAATTTAATAATGTTTGATTATATTTGTGAAACACCTATTGCTTTAAGAAAGATAATAGAGAATAGAAAAGAAATAGCTGATGAATTTGTGAAATACTATAAAGATAAAGAGATAGAACAAATTTATGTAATAGGTTCTGGTACTAGTTATCATGCAGGATTAGCAGCTAAAGTATTCCTTGAGGAGATATTTGGAAAAAAAGTTTTTTGTATGTATCCTACCCAGTTTGCAAGAACAGAAAAAGTTTTCTGTAAAAAGACTTTGGTAATAGGAATGTCACAGGGAGGACAGAGTCTTTCTACAGTAGAGGGACTTGAATCTGCAAAAGAAAGAGAACTTTATACAGCAGCTGTTTCAGAAAATCCTACAGCATTAATTTTTGACTATGCTAATACTAAAACTTTGATAGAAGTAGGAAATGAAAAATGCGGAGCAAAAACAAAGGGATTTGCTGGAACAACTTTAACTTTAATGATTATGATAATGGAACTGCTTGGAACACAAAATAAACTAAGTGAAAAACAGATAAATGAATATCTCCAAAGAATGGAAAAAGTCATTGCCAATATGGATAATGTAATTGATGCTTCTGTTAAATGGTTTGAGAAAATAGGAAAAGAATTTATTTCTGCTGAAAGAGTAATTGTTGTAGGTTATGACAATAATTATGCTGATGTTTTAGAGGGAGCATTAAAAATTCTTGAAACAATACGTCAGGGAGTATCAGGGTACGATATAGAAGAGTTTTTTCATGGAATATATAATTCCATAACAGATAATGCTCACATATTCTATCTGGCTTCTAAAAGTGATTATAAACCTAGAACACAAAAACTGATAGAGATATTAAAGGAATGGACACCACATAACTATATGATCTCATCTCCTGAAGGAGTTGAAAATTATTCTGAGAAAGACTTAATCTGCAATTTTACTGAAGATGCTCTTTTTGGACAATGGGAATATATTCTTCCATTACAAATAGTTGCTTGTTTTGGAGCTGAGCAGTTAGGAATAGATCCTTCTATACCTAAAGATCCAAATTTTCATAAAAGAATAGGAAGTAAGAAATTAGATGGAATAAGAGATCAATACACAGTTATAAAATAATTTTTATATTCTAAGAAGAATCCTCAAACTCCAAAATTTGAGGCTTCTTTATTTTAGATTTAATTTTAAACTAAATCTACTAAATTTTAGTAAAGTATGTTATTCTATTATTGTAAGAAACTAAAATGAAAATAAGCATAATTTCAATAATATAGAGAACATGTACAATAAGGAGAGGACATGCCTAAAGAATCAAAATATAAGATTATAGAAAACAATATAATAAAAGATATAAAAGAACAAAAATTTAAGTCTGGAGATCGTATACCTACAGAGGTTGAGCTTTGTGAAAAATTTAATACCAGCCGTATGACTGTTAATAAAGCAATAGTATCTTTGGTTTCCAAAGGGTATATAAAAAGAGTATCTGGAAGGGGAAGTTTTGTCACAGGACAGATAATCGAAAAGCCTCTTAAAAGAATTCCAAGGAGTTTTTCAGAAGATATGCGTTCTATAGGACTTGAGCCAGGAGCTATACTTTTGGAGTATAGAATATTACGAGCTTCTGAGCTTCCTCAAAATATCTTTCAAAAATTGAATGTACAATCTAATGAATTTGTACATTTCTTTTCTAGATTAAGAACAGGGAATGGAATGAATGTAGCTATTAGTTATGACTATGTTCCCTGCAGTACTCTTCCTGTTATAGAAGCAGCTAGACTAGAGGGATCATTCTTCGAATATGTAAAAGAATGCGGCTTGAATCTGGGAAGTACTGACTTAGTAATTACAGCAACTCTGCCTACTAGTGAGCAAAGAGAAAAACTAAAAATAGAAAATGAAGCTCTATTAAAAGTATCTCATATCACAAGACTTGATGATGGACGAATTCTTGAATATATAGATACATTTTATGTAGGCAGTATGTATGCCTACAGAGCAGTTTAATAAGAAGAGGAAAATAACAAGTACAGAAAATTTTGACTTGGTGGAACAACATAATATAAGTATATAATTAAAATTAAGGGCTGCCTTCAGTTATTGAATGGCAGTTTTTTATTCTTAAAATTATAGATGAAGTATCAACAGTTACAGTCGAAAATATATATTAAAGAATAATTAAAATTATTATTGACTCTCCTCTTACAGGATGGTGTAAAATTTTTAAGAGGTGATTTATTTTGTATAAAATAGGCTTGTTTTCACAAATAACAAAAACAACTATAAAAGCATTAAGGTATTATGATGAAGTAGGATTATTAAAACCCTCTATAATTAATAAAGAAAATAATTATAGATACTACACAACAGAGCAATTATATACTCTTCATAAAATATTATGCTTAAAACAAATGGGATTTTCTATATCTGAAATTTCTACAATTTTAAATAATGATAATATCAAACAAATAATAAATAGAAAAAAAATTAACTTAGAAAAAGAAATAGCATGTTTAGTGGATCAACTTACAAGGTTAAACAATTTTTCTAATGAAAATATAAAAGGAGATGGTTTTATGAATTATCAAGCAGCTATAAAAAATACACCTGAATGTATTGTTTATTACAAGAAGTTATCAATAGCAAATTATAATGATTATTTTAAAGTTATTCCACAGATAGGCAAAGAAGTAATAGAAGCAAATCCAGATTTAAAATGTATGATTCCAGAATACTGTTTTATTCAATACTTA
This genomic window contains:
- a CDS encoding putative phosphotransferase enzyme IIB component gives rise to the protein MIRLLRVDDRLIHGQVAVSWTSFIGADTLLVANEKATKDKVMQMAFNMAKPPQVLLSIKNIENAIAVINNPKYVDKKIFVVTGSLEDALSICEKCEGVKEICLGGIRKAEGKKMVERQVYLNNEEIEIMKKIKNLGKEVFLQAVPTEKKLSFEDVIKEYTK
- a CDS encoding PTS system mannose-specific EIIAB component; the encoded protein is MKNIVLVTHGSFAEGILTSLKLVYGNTENTASVTITASESIQEILSMIRKRIDEFKNDDPVVIITDIAGGSTTQAALEALSYKDNIYLLTGLSLGLLLEVVLADFTDSKAENIEILNEIIENSRQTINLITDLEENIDSVRDNCEL
- a CDS encoding N-acetylgalactosamine permease IIC component, which produces MLIKALLLGILAGFAIWDGRVFGQHMFDRPIVTGPIVGLILGDVHTGIVMGASLELVMMGIVGIGAATPPDVVAGGILSTAFAIMSGLSMDAAVALSLPIATLAQSVGILDRTINTTFLHWADKAAEEGNPDKVARAMWYGAFLFFFSEFIVVFLGVLLGSGTIASFINALPPFIISGLRVASGMLPALGIAILMQLIFDKANAAYLFVGFILTAVLGVSTVATAIVGAIIAYVIYQTSMNHKKEIDAIMAVMNSNSDDDLGGEL
- a CDS encoding putative peptidase, giving the protein MKKLIKMIEELTNTFGAPGFEDEVIEKIKKEVNFLSSERDSINNLYIGLEERDTTIPTVALDCHTDEVGFIVENINRNGSISFLTLGGWHVGNVPASAVVIKNNKGEYIKGIVTSKPPHFMTDEEKNRLPKMSELTIDIGTSSYEETVELYGIEVGNPIVPDVSFVYDEKIGIMRAKAFDNRLGCAASIEVLKSVKDKKIANVNVVGAFASQEEVGLRGAQVAAYRVKPDFAIVFEGSPADDSFKERTASHGALKKGVQLRVVDGAMISNPRVLKFARDIADKKGIKYQMIAREKGSTNGGKYHISETGIPVLVLGIPTRYIHTHYSYASIDDLTAAISLAVEVIKELNKDVIKSF
- a CDS encoding putative transcriptional repressor encodes the protein MPKESKYKIIENNIIKDIKEQKFKSGDRIPTEVELCEKFNTSRMTVNKAIVSLVSKGYIKRVSGRGSFVTGQIIEKPLKRIPRSFSEDMRSIGLEPGAILLEYRILRASELPQNIFQKLNVQSNEFVHFFSRLRTGNGMNVAISYDYVPCSTLPVIEAARLEGSFFEYVKECGLNLGSTDLVITATLPTSEQREKLKIENEALLKVSHITRLDDGRILEYIDTFYVGSMYAYRAV
- a CDS encoding putative glutamine--fructose-6-phosphate aminotransferase, yielding MMKKDNLIMFDYICETPIALRKIIENRKEIADEFVKYYKDKEIEQIYVIGSGTSYHAGLAAKVFLEEIFGKKVFCMYPTQFARTEKVFCKKTLVIGMSQGGQSLSTVEGLESAKERELYTAAVSENPTALIFDYANTKTLIEVGNEKCGAKTKGFAGTTLTLMIMIMELLGTQNKLSEKQINEYLQRMEKVIANMDNVIDASVKWFEKIGKEFISAERVIVVGYDNNYADVLEGALKILETIRQGVSGYDIEEFFHGIYNSITDNAHIFYLASKSDYKPRTQKLIEILKEWTPHNYMISSPEGVENYSEKDLICNFTEDALFGQWEYILPLQIVACFGAEQLGIDPSIPKDPNFHKRIGSKKLDGIRDQYTVIK
- a CDS encoding mannose permease IID component; this translates as MEKIEKNEKRNSVTKSDLTKVFWRSFPLQACFNYERMQNVGFCYSLLPIFKKLYPKKEDMSAALKRHLEFFNTTPQTVTFITGACIALEEQNAKADGNFDMASIAALKAALMGPIAGIGDSFFWGTFRIIAAGIGCSLATHGSILGPILFLLIFNIPHYLARYYGLKIGYKGGIEFIANAQESGMIGILTNCAKVMGLCVVGAMIASMVKFTIPFTISITGATIKVQSIFDQILPSVLPLILTFIIYMLLKKGIKTTHVMFGLIIIGILGTYIGVL
- a CDS encoding putative transcriptional regulator, whose product is MYKIGLFSQITKTTIKALRYYDEVGLLKPSIINKENNYRYYTTEQLYTLHKILCLKQMGFSISEISTILNNDNIKQIINRKKINLEKEIACLVDQLTRLNNFSNENIKGDGFMNYQAAIKNTPECIVYYKKLSIANYNDYFKVIPQIGKEVIEANPDLKCMIPEYCFIQYLDDEYKEQNFSIEYCEAVIKFGKETESIKFKRLPSILVVSTLHKGDYNNLRDAYNYLFSWINKNNYECIDKAREVYIDGIWNKKNKEEWLTELQIPIKKL